One Candidatus Atelocyanobacterium thalassa isolate ALOHA genomic window, GCTAACGCCATAGCATTTAATATTTTACGAATTGCTGCTTTAATACGCCGATTAACAAGCATTTCCGGTAAAAAGCAAGACTCAAAATACTTTCCTTCTATGACCTGTCCTGTAACACTAGTAACTTGGAAATGATCAACAACTAATGGCGGAGCAGAGCACCAGAAATCCAGTCCCTGATTACCATACTCAGTATAACCAAGTCTACCAGCAACGGATTGAGCATGTTCTAAATTTGTGAGATGACCTATTAGACCAAACATTGATTACTTTATAGGATAATTAAGCAGAGAAGAAACTAAATCATTAAAAAAGTTAAAGCTCTCGATAATCTTAACTTAATATTTAATTATTGATCAGTTTTATTAAAAAAAAGGAGAAAGGGTCTAAATGTCATAATTGTCATTAGACCCTTATGTATCTAAATTAATTTTAAATGTTCTAATATTTAGGAGGCACGTAAACCATGAGAAGACATTCTCATTATTTCTCGAGTAGAAAAACCAATATTTCCTAGCGCTTCTCCATAACTAATCATAAAGTCTTCAACTAGTGCTTCTTTTTCCATTCCTAATATACTGGCATCTTGCTCAACTTCATTTAGCATTTTCCAGACGATAGGTAAATTTGTTTTGTTTGCTTCTTCTAGTTCTATTTTAGATGATTCAAAATTTTCCCCTAGCCAAACTTCACCAAAGTTCAAATGTTTATATTCGTCTTTAACAACATTTTCAGTGATTTTACGAGCAAAAGGATCTGCTACAGGAATATATATATTATAAGCAGCGATCGCAAAAGCTTCGATAATCAAAGCCTGAATTAATAAGCAAGTAACAACTTTTTTTTCATTTTTTGCTATTTGAAAATTTTCATGAAGTTGAGAAAAGAATTCCTTAGCATATTGCATATCAGGAATAACATTTAAATTTTTACCACAAGCCTGAAAGCCCGTTTTGTGACGATTTTCCATTTTCGAAAGACGAACTAGTTCATCTTTGTTTTTTGGTAGCATATGTACCATGTCGAGGTAGTTCTGATAGGCTTCTTGTTCTCCTTCAATAACAATGGCATTGATGCGGCTATACGCATCTTTATAAGTTTCACTGTTGAAGTCAAGTTCTGATCGTAAGGCAAGCTCTTGCATAAGCTAATTTATCTCCTGTAGTTTAAAACTAAGTTAATGTTGAAATTGATATCTCTAATAAAATAAATGACTTTGGTTATTAAGTCCAACTCGGCTATTACACAATAATATAAGTTCAATTCTAGTGTATAAATTTAAAATAAGAGAAAATAAATGACTAAACTGTTTAATATAGTCTAGATTATATTTTTTTAGCTTAAATATTTAGTGCAACTATTACATAACTGCTCATAAAATTTATAACTTTATATTTTAATAAAAGTTTTTAAGGAACCTTTAAGTGTTAATTCCTACTAAGACTGTTAGATTATATGATAATTGTCTAAATGATAGTGTGAGGAAGTATTATGAAAAAGACCTTATTTTTAAGTCCGCCCTCATTTAATGGATTTGACGGAGGTGCAGGAGCAAGATATCAAGCAAAAAGAGAAATTACTTCTTTTTGGTATCCTACATGGTTGGCACAGCCAGCGGCTTTGGTTCCAGGCAGTAAATTAATTGATGCTCCCGCTCATAACCAAAGTATTGAAGATGTTCTTAGTGTCTCTAAAGACTACGAACTTATTATCATGTATACCAGTACTCCAACTTTACCAAATGATGTGAAGTGTGCTGAAGCGATTAAAAAGCAAAATCCTTCAGCTGAGATAGGTCTCCTAGGAGCGCATGCAGCAGTATTGCCAACTGAGACACTGGAAGAAAATCCTGTTTTAGACTTCGTTTGTCGTTCTGAATTTGATTATACTTGTAAGGAATTAGCTGAAGGAAAACCTTACGATACTATAAAGGGGTTGAGTTATAGAGATAAATTCAACAATATAAAACACACTGAAGAGCGACCATTAGTTCAAGATTGGGATTCAATGCCAAGTGTTTTCCCTGTATATCAGAAAAATCTTGATTTTCGCAAATATTTTATTGGCTATTTACTTCATCCGTATATTTCTTTATATACAGGAAGAGGTTGTCCAGCAAAATGTACTTTTTGTTTATGGCCACAAACCATTGGAGGTCATGACTACCGTGCCAAAAGTCCTAATATTGTAGGACAAGAAATGGCTTTAGCTAAGTCGATCTGGGGTAATTCTGTTCAAGAATATTTCTTTGATGATGATACTTTTACTATTGATAAGAAACGTGTTATCGCAATCAGTGAACATTTGAAAAAGCTTAATTTAACCTGGAGTTGTAATGCACGTGCTAATTTAGATTATGAAACTCTTAAAACTTTACGCGATAATGGATTAAGGCTATTGTTGGTAGGTCTTGAGTCTGGTAATCAAAAAGTTCTTGATGGTATCAAAAAAGGAATTAAACTCGAAGTAGCCCGTAAGTTTATGGCAAATTGTACTAAATTAGGCATTAAAGTACATGGAGCTTTTATCATTGGGTTGCCAAACGAAACAAAAGAGACTATTGAAGAAACTATACGTTTTGCTTGTGAGGTAAGTCCTCATACAATTCAAGTATCTATTGCTTCTCCTTATCCAGGTACAGAACTATACAAGCAAGCACAAGACAATGGATGGTTTAGTAAAGGAGATTTAGTTGCCAATTCTGGCATTCAAATGTCTACACTGCATTATCCTGGATTATCATCAAGTGATATTGAAGATGCTGTTGAACAAATGTATCGTCGTTTTTATTTCCGTCGTCGTACAATTATTCCTATTGTCCAAGAAATGTTGGGAAATCCTCAAATGTTAGTACGTCGTCTAAGGGAAGGACGAGAGTTTATGTCTTATCTAAAAGAGCGTCGTGCTCGAAGTCTTATTAACCGTTAATTCAAATAAATTTTAAGTCTCACAAAATTAAATATGGTTATAATGACCTAAAATTTTGTGAGATTTAAGATGCAAACAAAATTATTCTAAAATTCTTACCATACTTAAAAATTAGCCATAGTCTTAAGATGAAAAATATTAATTTGTTTTTATATCAACAATTCGCGGTTTTATTAGTTTTACTTACTAATTTGTTCTAACACTTACAAATAAAACGAGAGTAGATATAATGCAAAAAACTATTATTACTAATGCTAAGTTATTTGGACATCAAGGATTACAACAAATCTTAATTGATGAACAAGGAATAATTCAAAATATAATAAACGCAGCTCATAGTATTGACCATTTAGAAAATTATAAAATTCATGATGCACAAGGAAACTTGGTTTCTTTAGGAGGCCTTGACCTACAAATCAATGGAGGTTTAGGTTTATCGTTTACAGATATTGATAAATCACAAATTTCAAAATTACAAGAAATTTGTGATTTTTTTTGGAAACAAGGAATAAATTCTTTTCTACCAACTATAGTAACGACTTCAAGTGAAAATATTCAGAAATCTTTATCAACCATTAAACACTTCATCGAAATTCAAAATAAACAAAATAAACAAAATAAACAAACGGCTCAAATACTTGGAGTTCATTTAGAAGGACCTTTTTTAAATCATCAAAAAAAAGGAGCACATCCTTTCAACTACCTTCTTGAACCATCTATTGATTTTGTTAAGAAAATATTAGGAGACTATCAAGATATTGTTAAAATAGTTACGTTAGCTCCTGAATTAGATAAAACTAAAAAAGTTATTCCATATTTATTATCAAAAGAGATAATTGTTAGCTTGGGGCACTCTCAAGCTAATTCAGAGGAGGCGAAAATAGCTTTTGCAATGGGAGCATCTATGGTAACTCATGCATATAATGCAATGCCTTCTTTACATCACCGCCAACCAGGATTATTGGGCGAAGCAATTGTAAATGAAAATGTTTCTTGTGGTCTAATTGCTGACGGTCAACATGTTTGTACTACTATGATTGATTTGTTATTAAGGAGTAGCTTGTACGATAAAGGCATATTTTTAGTAAGTGATGCTTTGGCACCTATAGGCTTGGGAGATGGGGTTTACCCTTGGGATGATAGAAAAATAGAAGTAAAGAGAGGAACAGCAAGACTTTTAGATAAAACTTTAGCAGGAACAACATTACCTTTATTAGTTGGAGTTCAAAATTTAGTTAATTGGAAAATATGTTCTCCTGAAATTGCTATTGCTTTAGCTACTGAATCACCTAGAAGAGCAATTAATTTGCCTGGAATTTCAGTTGGGCAAACGGCATCTTTAATTCAGTGGCGTTGGGACCATTTAAATAATCAATTAAATTGGCAAAGACTCGAAATTTAAATATGATCTCAAGTCAAAGTAAAATAATTTAAAATTAGTTGAACTATGTAAACCCAGTTTACATAATAAAATAAGCACTTATAGGAAGTCTGTTTTCGTAGTTAATGGATTACAAAATGATTTTTAAGCCAACCATACCAAGCTGATAAGCCTTCTCCAGTAACAGAGGAAACTTGAAATATATCTAATTCAGGATTTACTTGTTTAGCGTATTCCAAGCATTGATTAATATTAAAATCAAGGTAGGGTAATAAGTCAATTTTCGTTAATAGCATTACTTTGCTTTCTCTAAACATATGTGGATATTTTAGAGGTTTATCTTCTCCCTCTGTAATAGATAGAATGGCAATTTTAGCTGACTCACCTAAGTCAAATAAGGCAGGGCAAACCAAATTACCAACATTCTCTATCATCAAAATCGAATTAGGTTGAGGGTTTAACTCCATATAGCCTTGTTGAACCATTAAAGCTTCTAAATGACAACCTGCTCCAGTATTAATTTGAATAACTTTGCATCCAGTTTCTTTAATTTTCTTGGCATCATTAATAGTTTCTTGGTCTCCTTCGATAACATTGATTGGAATGTATTGTTTTAAATCATTAATTGTACGAGTTAATAAAGTTGTTTTACCAGCACCTGGAGAACTTACTAAGTTTAAAGAACAGATATTATTTTCTCTGAAAAAAAGGCGATTTTGTTCAGCAAATGAACTATTTTTTTGTAAGATTTTTTTTTCCAAATTAATTATATTTTCAGAATCTTTAGTAGATTGTGAATAATTAATATGCTCATTTTGAAACTGACTCAAAGAGTTATCGTCAATCGACTTATTGCTATACTTATCAATACTTTTCCTTTCTCCTGTATCAATTTTAGTCAGAGAAATATTATTGTTACTACTGCATCCACATGTTACACACATAGCTCTTTATAACTCCATTTCCTTGATTTTTAATTCTTGTCCCTGAATAATTTCTAATTCAAAACTACCACAGTAGCTACATTTTCCATAGGGTTGGGCCAAACTAGTTTCTGTTTTGCACTGAAGACATTTCCCGATACCTTGAGTTTCAATAATTTCTAAAATCGCTCCTTCTAACAAAGTTTGTTTGCAACAAATATCAAAACAAAAATGAATAGACTGAGGAATAATTGCAGATAATTTACCTACTTCAAGTGTAACACGTTTAACTTTTCTGCCTTTTGCCTCTTCTAAAACAATAGCTACAATATTTCTAGTAATTCCTAGTTCATGCATGATTAAAGAGATACTAATTGTTAATAATTTCTAAGGTATATGAAATAAACTTAGCAAACGTTTTCAGTACATTATTATATTTTGCAAAAGCTAAAATATAACTAAATAAAATAATGATTCTATTTAGTTACATTTTTCAAGTATAGGTACAATATTTTATTGGAGACTGAATAAGATATTTCTGAAGAAAAGTCTTTAAATGATTTAAGATTTACCAAATGAGAATTAATTTCAGAGTCTCCATAGAAGAATGCGATTATTTCCAGAATCAGAAATTACTGCAGTATTTTTACAAGTAGTAATCCCATAGGGCCAATTTAAGCTATCACGACTTGATTTTCCATAAAAACGATTCTCATTTTTAATCTTGAAATCAGATTGTCCAGTTAATCCTTTAGCCAGTTGTCCAATAACAGGCTTGTTATTCCATCCTATAAGACGAGAATTTGCAGTATCAGCAGAAATTAACCATTTATCTATTACTGCTATTCCATATGGCATACTAAGAGAATTAGATGAAGGAAAATAATTACCTTTATTTAGTTCGGTGTCTCTAAAATTGTTTTGCCCCAAGACAAAAGAACATGGGGTATTACTATTGGTAGGAATACCATCCCAAATCATAATTCGATTATTACCAGCATCAGTTACTACCAAGTTATTATTCCAGATAGTTAACGCATGAGGCCATCGTAGACTACTGGAGTTTGGATCTTTTCCTCCATTTTCATCTCTTAAATTCATATTTGACTGTCCGAGAACATAATCTGCAGGTTGCCCATTCTTTGTTGGGAGTTTGTTCCATACTAATATTCTACGATTGCCTGTATCAGCAACGAATAAGCGACCTTGAAAATACATAACACCATAAGGCCAATGCATCTTATTAGCAGCAGTAGTTAAATTTCCTTGGTTAGATTCATTTTCATTAAAATTATTTTGTCCCAAAACAATATCTGCTTTAGCATTATTGTTTGAAGGCATTTTATGCCAGATCAATACTCTATGATTCCAAGCATCAGCAACGATAAGCCCTTCTTCAAAATGACAAATACCTGTAGGAACATTTAAAGTGTTTGCTTGAACATTGCTTTTAGCATTTTGACCTTCATGATAAAAATCTGGTTGCCCGATAACCCAATCGGCGGCTTGATTATCTTTCTCAGGACGATACTTCCATCCTAGTAAACGATGATGACCAGTATCACATACCCAAAGTGGTCCATCTTCGGAAATCAAACATGCCCCTCTAGGTCCAAACATTGTAGAAGGGGAAGGACTGACTGGAGAAATAAAACTTGAAGAAATAGTCTCTCCAAGAATAATTTCAGCACCTTTTGGATTTAATATATCTAAAAAAGTTTCTTTGTTATTAGTACTAGAAGTTAGATTTATTTTTGATACAAATTCCATATGTACGAACGAATATTTTTTCTAAGCTAGTTTTATTGTAGAAAATAAAATCTAAAAATAATTTTTTGTAAATATAATTTTTTTATTAAGAAAAGACATATAAAGTATCTAAGGAAAAAATATGTAGCTTCAGCTTTTCTCAATTTTGAAATAAAATTATATATTTATTGCGTACTTTCAGTATGTTCTGCTATAATTCTAAGTCTGATAGAATCAATTATCATTATACTCAATAATTTTTCCTGGATAAAAATCGTGGCTAACTCAAAGTCTGCAATTAAGCGTATTCAAATTGCTGAACGTAACCGGCTCCGCAACAAGAGCTACAGTTCAGCTGTAAAAACTTTGATGAAAAAATACTTCCAAGCAGTAGAAAATTATGCTGCAGCTCCAACTACCGATAATAAAGCAATAGTTGAAAAGAGTATGTCAGCAGCTTACAGTAAAATCGACAAGGCTGTTAAAAGAAGCGTTTTACATCGTAACAATGGTGCCAGAAAAAAAGCACGGTTAGCAAAATTCTTACAGAAAGTTGTCCCGGACTCATAAAACTTGCTTTTACTTCCTAAAATAACGAATGATTAATAAAAGCTAAAGCTAAAAAATATTTTTCTAAATATTCTTTATTAGTCAATTTTAGGTAGCACATTAATCTAGATGAGGTTAACGCGACTTATGAATTTTCATAACTATCTAAAAACCCATAGTCAGAAATAAAAGTTGTTTACTTAACTTTATTAAAGTTTAATAAAGGGTCAATTATGTAAACATTACTCTTGATAATTAGCTTATACCCTCTAGATATTCACAAGTAGACCATATAGTAACAAAATCTTAAGCTTTATTTGTTTTTATAAAGACTGAATTGATGTAAATTCGATAGTCAATAATAGCAATATAAATCTTAAGGAAAAAACTTGATAATGATTACAGAATTAAAAATAATTTAGTGTTTACTGTCGCAATACAATTTTAAGGCTTGAAAACATACTCAAAATATTTTGGCAAAAAGTCAGTCTACTAAAAGGAATAATGAATTATTAGCAAGTATGAATCGACAAGCGACGTAACGCCTGTAAACTATTTCAGTTATCAATTAATTTTTGACAGTATATTTTTAATAATGCTCAGTTGATCAACCTATGAATAATTTGATCTATAACTACAACCTCCTCCCCGATCTTATCGAAATTCAGCATTTAAGTTTTCGTTGGTTTCTTGAAGAAGGATTAATCGAAGAACTTAATAGCTTTTCTCCTATTACTGATTATGTAGGTAAGCTAGAGCTACATTTTTTAGGAAACAACTATAAATTAAAAGAGCCGAAACATGATGTCGATGAAGCAAAACGCCGAGACAGTACTTATTCGGTACAAATGTATGTTCCTACTCGTTTAATTAATAAAGAAACAGGAGAAATAAAGGAACAAGAAGTTTTCATTGGTGATTTACCATTGATGACTGATAGAGGAACATTTATTATTAATGGTGCAGAACGAGTTATTGTTAATCAGATAGTCCGTTCACCAGGAGTATACTATAAAGCAGAAACTGACAAAAATGGACGGCGTACTTATTCAGCTTCTTTGATTCCTAATAGAGGAGCTTGGTTAAAATTTGAAACTGATAAAAATGGCTTGGTATGGGTTAGGATAGATAAAACTCGTAAATTATCAGCTCAGGTTCTTTTAAAGGCTATTGGGTTAAACGATAATGAAATTTTTGATTCTTTACGTCATCCTGAATTCTATCAACGAACTTTGGAAAAAGAAGGCAACCCTACAGAAGAAGATGCTTTACTAGAGTTGTATAGAAAATTAAGACCCGGTGAACCTCCTACTGTTAGTGGAGGGCAACAACTTCTAGAATCTCGTTTCTTTGATAGTAAGCGTTATGACTTAGGCCGAGTAGGAAGATATAAACTTAATAAAAAACTTCGCTTAACTGCTCCAGATACAATGCGTGTTTTGCGTCAACAAGACATTTTATCTGCAATAGATTATCTAATAAACTTAGAATTTGACATCGGAACTGTAGATGATATTGATCATCTAGGAAATCGTAGAGTACGCTCAGTTGGAGAATTGCTCCAAAACCAAGTTAGGGTTGGCTTAAATCGTCTCGAAAGAATTATTAGAGAACGAATGACAGTGAGTGAATCTGATAGCTTAACACCAGCTTCTCTAGTTAATCCTAAGCCTTTAGTAGCTGCAATAAAAGAGTTTTTTGGTTCATCTCAATTATCTCAGTTCATGGATCAAACTAATCCACTAGCTGAATTAACTCATAAAAGGCGTATATCGGCTTTAGGTCCTGGAGGTCTTGCTAGAGAAAGAGCTGGTTTTGCAGTCAGAGATATTCACCCTTCTCATCATGGACGTATTTGTCCTGTTGAAACTCCTGAAGGTCCCAATGCTGGTTTAATTGGTTCTTTAGCTACTTATGCTAGGGTCAATCAATATGGCTTTATTGAAACTCCTTATTATCGAGTAGAGAATGGGCGAGTTAGAAGAGATCTAGATCCAACTTATCTTACCGCTGATGAAGAAGATGACCTCAGAGTTGCACCAGGTGACATTAGTACTGATACAGATGGTAATATAATAGGGAGTGTAGTTCCTACACGTTATCGTCAAGAATTTTTTATAACTAGTCCTGATCAAGTAGACTTTGTAGCTGTTTCTCCTGTGCAGATTATTTCTGTTGCAACTTCTATGATACCTTTCCTAGAGCATGATGACGCAAACCGCGCTCTAATGGGCTCTAACATGCAAAGACAAGCAGTTCCTTTACTACGTCCAGAACGGCCTCTTGTTGGCACAGGTCTTGAAGCCCAGGCCGCTAGAGACTCTGGGATGGTTATTGTATCTAGAACTGAAGGAATTGTTAGTTATGTTGATGCTAATAAGATACGAGTAAAAGTCACTGGCCCAGAAAATCATGATAAAGTTGGTCAAGAGATACAGTATATCTTACAAAAATATCAACGTTCTAATCAAGATACTTGCCTAAACCAAAGACCACTAGTATATGTCGGTGAAGATGTAGTACCAGGACAAGTTTTGGCAGATGGTTCTGCTACTGAAGGGGGCGAATTAGCTCTCGGTCAAAATATTCTAGTAGCATATATGCCTTGGGAGGGATATAACTATGAAGATGCTATTTTGATTAGTGAGCGTTTAGTGTTCGATGACATATATACAAGCATTCATGTAGAAAAATTCGAAATCGAAGCTCGTCAAACAAAATTAGGTCCAGAAGAGATCACCCGAGAAATTCCTAATATCGGAGAAGATTCTCTTAAGAACTTAGATGAACAAGGGATTATTCATATTGGAGCATGGGTAGAAGCAGGAGATATCCTTGTAGGAAAGGTAACTCCAAAAGGAGAATCGGATCAGCCACCAGAAGAAAAACTACTTCGAGCCATCTTCGGAGAAAAAGCACGAGATGTAAGAGATAATTCGTTAAGGGTTCCTAACGGTGAAAAAGGAAGAGTAGTAGATGTAAGAGTATTTACAAGAGAGCAGGGTGATGAGTTACCTCCAGGAGCGAATATAGTTGTTAGAGTTTATGTAGCTCAGAAACGTAAAATTCAAGTTGGCGATAAAATGGCAGGGCGTCATGGAAATAAAGGAATTATTTCAAGAATTTTACCTATTGAAGATATGCCATATCTTCCTGACGGAAGACCTATGGATATAGTATTAAATCCTTTAGGTGTTCCATCGAGGATGAATGTTGGACAAGTATTTGAATGCCTACTTGGTTGGGCTGGAGAAAATTTAGGAGTACGATTTAAGATTACTCCTTTTGATGAAATGTATGGTGAAGAATCATCTCGTAAAACTGTTCATGGCTTATTAGCTAAAGCAGCTGAGAAACCTCGCAAGAATTGGGTGTATGAAAACAATCATCCAGGCAAGATAGCTGTTTACGATGGACGTACCGGAGAAAAATTTGATCGTCCTATCACTGTCGGCCAAGCTTATATGTTAAAGCTAGTGCATCTCGTAGACGATAAGATTCATGCACGTTCAACAGGTCCTTATTCTTTGGTAACTCAGCAGCCTCTTGGTGGTAAAGCCCAACAAGGTGGTCAGCGTTTTGGAGAAATGGAAGTATGGGCTTTAGAAGCATATGGTGCCGCATATACATTACAAGAATTATTGACAGTAAAATCTGATGATATGGAAGGAAGAAACGAAGCTTTAAATGCCATCGTCAAAGGAAAACCTATACCTCGTCCAGGGACACCAGAATCATTTAAGGTATTAATGAGAGAACTACAGTCCTTAGGATTAGATATTGCTGTCCACAAAGTAGAAACTGCTGATGATGGAACAAGTCGAGATGTAGAAGTTGATTTAATGATCGACAGTCAACGCCGTTCACCCAATCGTCCAACTTATGAGTCACTGACTACAGAGGATCTTGAAGCAGAAGAGGTTTAAACAGAAGAAGCATCAATGATAGATATCAATAACTATTTATTATTGGTTATCAATTACTATTAACTATAAACTACTAACCAAAATGACATTCTATAATCAAATTGTTGACAAACGTCGCTTAAAAAAACTAATCGCTTTAGCTTTTCGTAACTATGGTTCAGCTCACAGTTCTCAAGTAGCGGATGATTTGAAAAACTTAGGATTTCGCTATGCAACCAAAGCTGGAGTATCTATTAGTATTGATGACTTAACAGTTCCCCCTGCCAAGCGGGGAATGCTTCAGAGTGCTGAACAAGAAATTAGTAGGACAGAAGCTAGATATGCTCGTGGAGAAATAACTGAAGTAGAACGTTTTCAAAAAGTTATTG contains:
- a CDS encoding aldehyde oxygenase (deformylating) — its product is MQELALRSELDFNSETYKDAYSRINAIVIEGEQEAYQNYLDMVHMLPKNKDELVRLSKMENRHKTGFQACGKNLNVIPDMQYAKEFFSQLHENFQIAKNEKKVVTCLLIQALIIEAFAIAAYNIYIPVADPFARKITENVVKDEYKHLNFGEVWLGENFESSKIELEEANKTNLPIVWKMLNEVEQDASILGMEKEALVEDFMISYGEALGNIGFSTREIMRMSSHGLRAS
- the hpnJ gene encoding hopanoid biosynthesis associated radical SAM protein HpnJ; the encoded protein is MKKTLFLSPPSFNGFDGGAGARYQAKREITSFWYPTWLAQPAALVPGSKLIDAPAHNQSIEDVLSVSKDYELIIMYTSTPTLPNDVKCAEAIKKQNPSAEIGLLGAHAAVLPTETLEENPVLDFVCRSEFDYTCKELAEGKPYDTIKGLSYRDKFNNIKHTEERPLVQDWDSMPSVFPVYQKNLDFRKYFIGYLLHPYISLYTGRGCPAKCTFCLWPQTIGGHDYRAKSPNIVGQEMALAKSIWGNSVQEYFFDDDTFTIDKKRVIAISEHLKKLNLTWSCNARANLDYETLKTLRDNGLRLLLVGLESGNQKVLDGIKKGIKLEVARKFMANCTKLGIKVHGAFIIGLPNETKETIEETIRFACEVSPHTIQVSIASPYPGTELYKQAQDNGWFSKGDLVANSGIQMSTLHYPGLSSSDIEDAVEQMYRRFYFRRRTIIPIVQEMLGNPQMLVRRLREGREFMSYLKERRARSLINR
- the nagA gene encoding N-acetylglucosamine-6-phosphate deacetylase; amino-acid sequence: MQKTIITNAKLFGHQGLQQILIDEQGIIQNIINAAHSIDHLENYKIHDAQGNLVSLGGLDLQINGGLGLSFTDIDKSQISKLQEICDFFWKQGINSFLPTIVTTSSENIQKSLSTIKHFIEIQNKQNKQNKQTAQILGVHLEGPFLNHQKKGAHPFNYLLEPSIDFVKKILGDYQDIVKIVTLAPELDKTKKVIPYLLSKEIIVSLGHSQANSEEAKIAFAMGASMVTHAYNAMPSLHHRQPGLLGEAIVNENVSCGLIADGQHVCTTMIDLLLRSSLYDKGIFLVSDALAPIGLGDGVYPWDDRKIEVKRGTARLLDKTLAGTTLPLLVGVQNLVNWKICSPEIAIALATESPRRAINLPGISVGQTASLIQWRWDHLNNQLNWQRLEI
- the hypB gene encoding hydrogenase nickel incorporation protein HypB, translated to MCVTCGCSSNNNISLTKIDTGERKSIDKYSNKSIDDNSLSQFQNEHINYSQSTKDSENIINLEKKILQKNSSFAEQNRLFFRENNICSLNLVSSPGAGKTTLLTRTINDLKQYIPINVIEGDQETINDAKKIKETGCKVIQINTGAGCHLEALMVQQGYMELNPQPNSILMIENVGNLVCPALFDLGESAKIAILSITEGEDKPLKYPHMFRESKVMLLTKIDLLPYLDFNINQCLEYAKQVNPELDIFQVSSVTGEGLSAWYGWLKNHFVIH
- the rpsT gene encoding 30S ribosomal protein S20; the protein is MANSKSAIKRIQIAERNRLRNKSYSSAVKTLMKKYFQAVENYAAAPTTDNKAIVEKSMSAAYSKIDKAVKRSVLHRNNGARKKARLAKFLQKVVPDS
- the rpoB gene encoding DNA-directed RNA polymerase subunit beta — translated: MNNLIYNYNLLPDLIEIQHLSFRWFLEEGLIEELNSFSPITDYVGKLELHFLGNNYKLKEPKHDVDEAKRRDSTYSVQMYVPTRLINKETGEIKEQEVFIGDLPLMTDRGTFIINGAERVIVNQIVRSPGVYYKAETDKNGRRTYSASLIPNRGAWLKFETDKNGLVWVRIDKTRKLSAQVLLKAIGLNDNEIFDSLRHPEFYQRTLEKEGNPTEEDALLELYRKLRPGEPPTVSGGQQLLESRFFDSKRYDLGRVGRYKLNKKLRLTAPDTMRVLRQQDILSAIDYLINLEFDIGTVDDIDHLGNRRVRSVGELLQNQVRVGLNRLERIIRERMTVSESDSLTPASLVNPKPLVAAIKEFFGSSQLSQFMDQTNPLAELTHKRRISALGPGGLARERAGFAVRDIHPSHHGRICPVETPEGPNAGLIGSLATYARVNQYGFIETPYYRVENGRVRRDLDPTYLTADEEDDLRVAPGDISTDTDGNIIGSVVPTRYRQEFFITSPDQVDFVAVSPVQIISVATSMIPFLEHDDANRALMGSNMQRQAVPLLRPERPLVGTGLEAQAARDSGMVIVSRTEGIVSYVDANKIRVKVTGPENHDKVGQEIQYILQKYQRSNQDTCLNQRPLVYVGEDVVPGQVLADGSATEGGELALGQNILVAYMPWEGYNYEDAILISERLVFDDIYTSIHVEKFEIEARQTKLGPEEITREIPNIGEDSLKNLDEQGIIHIGAWVEAGDILVGKVTPKGESDQPPEEKLLRAIFGEKARDVRDNSLRVPNGEKGRVVDVRVFTREQGDELPPGANIVVRVYVAQKRKIQVGDKMAGRHGNKGIISRILPIEDMPYLPDGRPMDIVLNPLGVPSRMNVGQVFECLLGWAGENLGVRFKITPFDEMYGEESSRKTVHGLLAKAAEKPRKNWVYENNHPGKIAVYDGRTGEKFDRPITVGQAYMLKLVHLVDDKIHARSTGPYSLVTQQPLGGKAQQGGQRFGEMEVWALEAYGAAYTLQELLTVKSDDMEGRNEALNAIVKGKPIPRPGTPESFKVLMRELQSLGLDIAVHKVETADDGTSRDVEVDLMIDSQRRSPNRPTYESLTTEDLEAEEV